A window from Candidatus Stygibacter australis encodes these proteins:
- a CDS encoding 4Fe-4S binding protein: MIINRNLCDICGSCVAVCPVDAISISEFSVTIHQDQCIQCGNCVQVCPVKAISEDNI, encoded by the coding sequence ATGATAATAAACCGAAATCTTTGCGATATTTGCGGGAGTTGCGTTGCAGTATGCCCGGTGGATGCGATCAGCATCAGTGAGTTTTCTGTGACAATTCATCAGGATCAATGTATTCAGTGTGGAAACTGTGTGCAGGTGTGTCCAGTAAAAGCGATCAGTGAGGATAATATATGA